In the Salvia splendens isolate huo1 chromosome 16, SspV2, whole genome shotgun sequence genome, CTCACATTATCTGAAGATTAGTCAAGTTCCCAATGCTAGGAGACAGAGTGCCAGATAAATTCTGACTAGGACTCCCTCTGCACCAAACAACAACCTATTAACCAAATTAacccaaaaaaagaaagaagcaattttttcttaaatcctcCAATTTTTTGAGAAATCTATAATCAGAAATTCTTACAAGCCAATCACAAGATTCTgagaggaacaagtgaccataGTCCAGCTACATGGATCAACAGCATCACCATCCCAATTATCAAGAACCCCATGAGGATCCCTCAAAGCAGCTTTAATCCCCATCAAAGCTTGCACTGCACAAACcacagaaattaaattaaacacaCTATTTGAAGATACAACACCCTTAAAGCGAGCATCAAGACAGCATTTTTAATCTCTGGGACATTTTCTTACCTTCAAAGTTGACACCTTTTGCGGAAAGCAAACCGTTTGCAGAGGTCCAAAAGCAAAGGAACACGACTGCCCAAACCGCTACCTCACTCTTTCTTGGCGTTTCCATTGGAAAATAGACAAAAAGGGAATGCTATAAAACCTGTTTACTGCAAATGGGGAAGGAGATGAGGTTCAGCAATGGCTGAGGTTGTGATAATATGAATTCTTGGAAGGAGATTCATTTTCTGGCAGTCCAAGAAAGAAAGTTGCTCAGTCTTTTGTGTTTGTATAAAGGAAACTAGCATGCTGTCACGGGTCAGGTGCTTCTcaaggaaaataataatttacttaaaaaaaagaTGGGATGAATATTACAATAACATCATCTAAACTTAAGGTGTTCAACAAAATCTTTGTCaagatttcaattttttagtgAGTTAATCAAgacaaaagaaattaaaaatttaataaataatgcCCAGACAAAATAAATCCAAGTATCTACATGGGCCATTGATTCACTAGGTAGACATATTATTTCATGGAAAATAGTAAATTTGGGGGTAAGTACAAGATAATTTTGTCATTATCTCTGTAAACTTTATGTAatggtattttatttttttcactttgGGAATTACAATTTTTTGAACAGTTAATGGCGAAGGACAGAGGGGGAATCCAACATTCCCTGAATTTGGCCATTCaataaaatcccaaaatttaatataaatttaatgaGGAATGTGAGAATCTCAATAAAAGTAGCTTAGAGATTGATAGTGGTTTTGGTCACCTTCCCATTACCATTATccaataattttgtttttgcaAAGACTAAAAAAAGACCAACACTTTTTCTTTGCTTCTGTACTTGATGCATTTCTTCATCATTATTTTCGTGGTGAGAAAAACAAATGCAACATTATGAGTGGTAAATTAACCCAGATTATTATTAGAAATTACTTTATTAAGTTTCTAACTGAATTTAGTTTTGAGTGCTGAATATATGCCATATATTGCGAATGAAAATAACTTATTTTTCCAAGGTAGTAACTAAAATGTTTTGTGCATAATAAGAAAAGCTCaagcccaaaaaaaaaaatgttaaagaGTCTATAAAAGCGCACAATCAGGCAACAGAAAACAAGATATCAAACTGAAACAAACCCCTAAATCAACAAGTAAGCAAAGAACGTTTTCATAGTTGTAAACATAAGTCTTAAATTAGAAATCTCTTTTTACTCTATTTAAGTTTAAATAAGATCAAGAGTCTCAAAGTATTTAGTAAATAAAACTCGAGATTTGGCTCTAGTTCATGGTACGCACACCGAGCACGATGATTTTTGGTACGGTTTGATTCAGCTAGATTGCACACCCCTCGATATCAAACTCAAATAAAGATCATTTGTGGGATGACTCAAGTCATAGGTGtataagagagagggagagagtctttttagaaaaatgatgaGAATTTTGGATAAGATTGAGCCCATTTGGAGAGCGTGACATTAGTTCTATGATTGTAGGAGACAAACatgtttcttcttctctttattTTATAGTCATCTTTATTTCtgcctttttcttttctcttacaAAAGATTACTCATCACTTCCATTATATCTGCACATGGGTCACCCCAACTGATGATTAAGAGAAACAACAAGACAGAATCTTTATTTTCATTTCTGCATTGTTCAAGATTCATCGAGCACCTATGTCCATTCCCACTGAATTCATCTCTATTCACCATTTTAttatacatattttattttaaattgtgaattttaatgttttttggAGAATGATCTAGTGGTAAAATGATATTGTACGATTGTCTTGTGTGATTTGCAAGCTATTGTGTACGAGCGAAAATTTATGAGTGATTTGCAAGCTATTGTGTACGAGCGAAAATTTATGAAGTGCACGCACAAAAAAGATTGTTGATTCTCATGATATTAAAGACTTGGGAATTATTAAGTGGCTGTATATAGACCAAGTTTGGTAATATTAATTTACTCTCAGAAGAGAAATAAAGAAATCAAGTAAAGttgtttcctctttttctttttccttattactttttatttttctttttcttttcttttcttttcttttcttttatgaaGAAGAGTAAAATAGAAAAGCAAACGATCCCATTTAAAAATGCACGATTCTGTTTTAAGCTTTTGGCGACAAACACGATCCTTGAATTGGGGTATAGCTTACTTTAACATAAGTTTTAACCTATGTCAAGTGTGTTTCTAATTTAATGTGCTAACTATATATTGACATAATAATATCTCTTACGAAATTAAATCCTAACTTGGcattattttctaattattacATTTGGCCATAATTATTAGTTATTTTCATGCATCTCTACGAGTAGGTTAGTTATGGGTTAATTTTTTTGTCGTTCTAGAGTATAATTAACGTTCCATaagtgtactggactttttgttttttcctgctttgggagagacgcatgagggtctccatttaatgaaacgcatgacggggATGCGTTTTACAGAAAGACGCATGACtctcatgcgtctttcaatttttcatttttttaaagacGCATGAAGGTCATgtgtcttagggagagacgcatctccATCATGCGtcgcttttttttattttatagacgacgcatgaccgtcatgcgtcttagggagagacgcatgaggctcatgcgtctctaatttgCATAAATCAGACCAGACGCACGCGACAGAGGGCAGACACGAGAGAGAAAGAGCAGACGCAACTCGGCGATTTCggcgatttcttggcgattTTCCGTCATATTccggtaagtttccttcaatctttcaacattcctcccttatttgttgtttatttgcatattttgtgtaggtttctctcaattttgtaaattagggtttataagaAATTGTTCATATTTGACcgatgttttgttgttttgttagttgtaatatattttattggTGAAATTCATTCTATTGTATAGTTTTTGATATGTTTGAGATGCTTGGTGTTGCGATTTTGGTTGTTATTGGAGAAGAGAGTAGGGATTGAAATGTATCTTGTAATTTAACCTTCTAATTTAATAGTTATATGTAAATTAGGCCTTATAAATCATGAATTGTGATGAATTGGAGTTTCTAATATATAGTATTCATTGGATTATGAGTGAATCATTTGGTTTAtaatgttttgttgttttgatgatgatttgaatttatatgttatttgaattttaaatgtgagtttgtaattgttgtCTTGTGAATATGTTATTAGATTAGATGGAaacacatttcaaataaactactGAAAGATGGCACAACACAAGTTTTCAAAGTTCGAAGGACGGAAAGTAAGACATGGGATGTGGACATGCATGAGAATGTGAGATATTGGCTTGACCTATTTGGTTTTAAAGGCGAGATGGATTGTGGGAAGTCGATGAGGGTCGGCAATGAGCTTATCACGGCTttgattgagcgttggaggccggAGACGCACACTTTCCATCTACCAATTGGAGAGGCGACGGTGaccttggaagatgtgcaagccaTTTGGGGCTTGAGAGCGGACGGTCGCGTTTTCACAGGACGTGACCATCATGTCGGATATCCCGATTGGCCTAGCAAGTGCCgagatttgttgggatggataccggATACAAACACAGAGACAAAGCAAGGCGGTTTGCTGATGATCGCTCTGATCAACCAGACGAGGATACCTTTGGGTGAAGACCTAcctacatatatatacatctaAAGGGCACGTATCAATGCCCTAATTTTGTTAGGAGGTCTCATTTTACCAGACACCACGGGGTGTAAGGTTCCTTTTATGTGGTTGAATGCATTTGAGGATCCGGACGAGGTGCAGAATATTAGTTGGGGAAATGCGGCTTTGTCGTACCTGTATCATTACCTGTGCGAGGCTTCCATGGATAAGAGGAAAGATTTGGGTGGGCCTATGATGCTTCTGCAgctatgggcgtgggaaagaatgcccacattgaggTCGTCGTTCATAGGAGCACTCGTGCACGAGCCATATACGCCATGTGGCGCCaggtatatatttaaatatttatttatttaggcATCTTGGGTTTTTTttacatcaattttatttataggtGGAAAGGAACTACGCAAATAGGAAATGCTCCTAGATATTCGGTTGAGCATTACCGTGATCAAATATCCCTGATTAGACCTGACCAGgtgaatattattttaatgttgacttaatttatgaatttattatcAAGTTAATTTGGCGTTTGCATTGCTGGTTTGTAGTTTCTGTGGACGTCATATGCACATTGCATACTGTCTGACTACTGCAGTGATGTGAATGGATGCTCCTTGTGCGACACTTACTTGGTGTGTTGGTCCTATGTCGAGGCACATGAGGCTGGACGAGTGCACCGACAGTTTAATCGGTACCAGGATATTCCTCAATATGTAGATATGATGCTAAAAATTGCCGATCATTTGGGTAAAAATGATCGGCGTGGTAAGAAGGGTAACAATTGGGAAAACACGCATCAGTTCTACATTGGGGAGTGGGACATGAGGTATGAAAGGTTCCAGGCAACCGAAGATGCTGGAACGATGTCCATGAACATTCCTATGAGTCCGGGGTatatggtgtggtataacaAGATTACAGTGACGTACCTGACTCAACCCGGGGCACGGTCAACTGCTGGGATGAACGAGTCAGCTTCTTCGATGAGATTATTTGtaagtttgttatattaaacTATATGCTTTCATGTGTTATAGATAGTTTCGTATTGATatttgtatgatttttttttatctaggtTGAGGGTTTTCAGCAGGTTTGGCATTTAACTAGTGAAGAAGAAATGGACCCAAGAATGCGACATATTCGAGAAATTGCTAGGCATGCCCTTCAGTCTACGAACCACGCTGATGTCATGGAGTATACGGCTTCCCAACACCAAGATGTGGTCATGCCTTATCAACCACAAGTAATTCCACCACGTCGTGGAGTGACTGGTGTTCGGACTGGAGGACACGGTTTCACAAAATAGTTCAGGATGTCGCAGCCGCATCCCGATTATGTAGTACCAGAGCCGATGAATCCAGAGCATGACCCACCTCAGTGGTTTTTATATCCGACACATGAGTCTCAATCACAGCGGGACCGTCCCCTGTATTCTCCAAGCCAGCCTGAGCCTGATTGGAATCGTTGCCCCTATTCACAAAGTCAAGATGTGCCGCAATGGAGTGGAGCCCGAGCATCAGTCGATTCATTCTTTCAAAATTATCAGTTTGTGCCTCATGTACAAGTTGAAgaggaagatgatgatgaattcttgcatgatccaaaaaccactcCCAACTGTCGCCAGTTTCTTTATCAACAATAGCATATGCAATAAGTAGACATTTCTTGTTGGCATCaacaccacaagcaacaagcaacttacctttaaatcttcctcgaaGGTGAGTCTCGTCTATTGTTAAAACTGGTTGGCACTCTTGGAAAGCATGTATAGCAGGCCCAAGTGCCCAGAAAACATAGTAGAAGACTTTATTACGTCCCTGGCTCAACAACTCATTGTGCctccactcaacaattgtgccTGGATTCCTTGACTGCAGTTCAAGCATGTAGCTTGGCAAATCCCTAAATGACTCCTCCCATCCACCAATTACAATCTCTATAGCCATTCTCCATGCATACCATGTCTTCTTATAACTGACTACCACATGAAATCTGTCATGAACAAATTTTTTTACGGTTGCGGCTTTGTACTCGACATTTTTTAGCAATTGATGGCGAATACACAAAGCAATCATTGatgatgaaaagttagcatgtccTATATCATTACGATGGCTCTCGCAACTATGGCGTCCCACCCACTTCCTAATTTCCCACATATCATCATGGGCCCTTTGTGTAACAGAAACTTCCCACGAACATTCATTCACTTTTTCAGCGTCGGTTTTGCTGATAATAACTACCCCATCTTCTGTCCTCCCTGCTGGATATTTGCATACGGTATGtcaccttcttaatttgctctcaaCCACCCGAAATTGTCGGTGTTGCCTCAGACTCCACATAGTAGTAGCCGTCTTCATATGCAGCTTGctatcatattttattctcgCATTAATCCGATACGGGTGCTCTTCATCCCAGTACATAGTACTGTGTTCATTACCAACATCAGGTACCTCAAAAGGACCACTCGGTAGTCTGTGAAAATATTTCAACCCACTGTGAACGTAttctggaagtggttgttcaccttgcacgaCGGGTTTACACACTATCTCCCCATCACTAGAAACATCACCTGGAGAATCATCATTTAAAATAGCATCAGATGATGATGACTACAATGGTGGATCAAGGTCTCTTCgtacaacatcaacatcaatatgCTCTTGCACATTCACTTGATTTTCATTCTAACATTAGCAGCATCTGCAATATCTACTTGCTCATTCATACCACAATCAAAGCTCATATGTTCAgccctcgcagatgatccaacaactggtgggatttctaaatttccaacagacgaatactcaacaaataattcaatatgacgagtagaatttagagccTCATTGAACATAGACATCACGCTTTCATCACTGTCAACCCCAGTACATATATAACTCGTACCGGTACCAAAGGGACAATGCCTCCATGATATTTAGATGGAGTGTTGAAAtgaatctattcttatctttagcacatatcattgcaactaattcagaGAATGAAACACACGAATTCAATACGATGGAGGCTCTCGCACGAGGAGGACCATAACAAATACCCACTTGAGGAAGTTGAActattctaccaccccaatataaactcacaaatacttgcatgatttctgcaaaaatatatacaaaccaatttagagacaattttttttctataaaccATAATTTAGTAAGTTTAAGATAAATTTATTAGAAACCCTAAttatatgcaaataaacaataaataagggaggaatgttgaaagattgaaggaaacttaccgaaATATGACGGGAAATCGCCAGAATCGCCTGAGTTCGCGGCTGCCTCTTTCTCTCTCGCAGAATATGAGCTACTGACTCGCCTCGCGTCTGTTTTGTTTAACataaagacgcatgagcctcatgcgtctctccctaagacgcatgacggtcATGCGTCGTCTATAAAAAAAAGCCACGCATGATggagatgcgtctctccctaagacgcatgaccttcatgcgtctttaaaaaaatgaaaaattgaaagacgcatgactCAAGACGCATGAGAGTCATGCGTCTTTCTGTAAAACccatctccgtcatgcgtttcattaatggGAGACGCacgaccctcatgcgtctctcccaaattaggaaaaaaaaaagtcaaGTACACTTATGGAGTTATGTTCATGCTTTTAATTGTTAGCATTTAGTTattatgatttgattttttttcttcttattataATAGGATTTATACTACCACTTTTATGCTTTGTGCTAATTGTAGTGCATAAGCACAAATGATCAAATCGAATTATAGGGGAAAAACCATCCAACtctcaaaattgaaatttataaaatatagtcTTCTTTATACACAAAAATGTTGACCACTTAACTTTTTCTCTAACGAGATAAAGAAAAGTTCCGAGCACAAAAATGTGAAAATGCATAAAAATGACCCAAAAATAGCTTTCAAGTTGTTGGCCTTTTCTTGAATGACAAAAGATTGATTATTAGTACTAGAAATAAGACAAACACACTGGTATTATTCGTTTAATAACAAATGAAAGGAGCCCAAACCATATCTTATAGACATAAGGCACCATAGAAATTGAATATTATTCTTTCATATATTAGTGGAAGCAAAGATAATGTcctaaaaggaaaatattctGGTCCATAAAAGGTttaagtacaataattaaaagtgatgaaattaaaaaaaacctaaGACAAACATATGGGTCATATATGTCCGATCATAATGTAAGAGAAAAAATTGACCAaacaagagagaaagagagaaagctTTAAATGTGTAAATGACAAAAATATCCATTCGGATTAGAAGTGATGTGTGAAACACAGCTGGGTAAAATTGTCTCTTTGTTCTTTGGATACCAAAactcaatatttttatatattgtgaGAGGGAATTATGCTTTGGGACCGTTTGCCTCCAAACTGATCAATCCAAACAATATGTTCAAAATTTCTAATGTCTTTCCATTATATTCACACTTCTTTCTCGTTTACAAATTTCAAATAGTTtggatttttttgttatttataatttttactttttactctattttattccttttGTAGCCAAATTATATCAATGAGATGGAAGTGCTCAACGTGATAGACACAAGCAAAAGAAATGGTCCTACGTTATCCCTTATAGATGATACAAATTATAGTAATTACTCACAATCTACCTAGGAAAATCAATAATTACTTTTAAGGAGTAGTAGTGGTCTATTTACAAGACACATATATGCACATAGTATATATAATTAcgaatattagtagtattagtaTTCATAAGAAAAGTATGAAGTGGTTGTGTTTGAAGTGATTGTTCACCAAATGTGGATATagttaattatgttttttgtttagTCTCGGCCTTAAATCCCTCAGTCACAGAGCTAAAGCACTTATATTAATAATTACTCTAATTTACAGCTCAAAGAGATCAAATACTGATATATATATGAACATTAGACATAATATGATGGAGTCCAATCATCAAGTCTCTCAATGTAACCTTAAACCTAATCAAATTGCTTTAGTTTTCGAGAAAACTATTACTATTAGCAAAGAACCGTTGAATTAATTATGGCATGTCGTCTAGAGGAAAGAGCTAAGCACGAATCCAATGATAATTGATGATTAATATACACACTAATTAAACACTCAGCATAATTAGAAATCGAATTAACATTATTAATTTGTAAGATGAGGTGAGGTGATGCTTATATATTCTCAAATAGCCCCCTAAATTTGTGAATATAGTAGACCATCATGTGTTGCCTAGGTACAGTTTCCAAAGCTGCTTGTGTAACCCGTCAAAATTGTGAATTAAATTTATAGGCTGAAACATAGGGTGGTTTTTCGAACCGTAAAATAACACGGATCATTTACTAAGACTAGCATGTGTAccaaacacacaattaaaaccGTATAAAAGCTCCGAATTTGCTCTAACATAGCTACGAAACGATCGAACATTTTGGATGGcatattatgaaaaaaattcgAGCATATAAGAGGTAGTAGTATGTATTAATGTAAAATTGTGGTCCCTTAGTGAGTAAGAGATGAAGTAGTACTCCCGGTTTAATAGGTACTAATCATCACAGGCTGATTGCATTTTGTCATGCTACCTCATTTTCATATACTCATCAGTAACAAACATAACAGAATGTGTCAAACACAAACCTCCAATTCCACATACAGAGCAGAGCTGCTACCTTCTTCTGCAATAGAATTATGGGgttaaatacatatatatatatataatataaataaaaatgtggTGTCACCATCATCGCGTTTTGCTGAAGGAAGTGTCACATTTTTACAATATGGTGATGGTGGTTGCATACTTGCATCCCATCTTGGACCATCGCGACAGTTGTGACACTGCCTTAAAACAACAACAATGAAATgtcattttcttccattttatcattttccaCACCTTAACTTTCAAATATATGTATACCACTATGTTTGTGAGAAGCTTCGATATTTCTATTCCAAACTTTGTACCTTGTCCCTACTTAATTAGCAGCCTCAATTTTTACACAAGTTTCTTCTAATTTTTCATAGGACTTTCTAGGATTTGGTGTATTTGATTTTGAAACTATACATCTAGAAGTTTGAATATTATTGTTTGGATTGCCCTCCCTTAGTTTCATTTAGTCGCGAGTTGGAGCGATGAAATTGGAGTTTTGCAATTGTTCGAGTTGCAATTTAGCAGCTACAATGAAACTGATCGGATAGAAGAGCAAAACACAACAACCTAAATActgaatttgaatttaaaagtTTTAGAAATGTCTAAATAATCAAGTTTATTATGCCATTTTTTTGGGTCGAGTTAGGAAAATAACTTTGGCCTTAGATATACTCCCCTTATGTAAACTTGGAAAATGGAAATACATTTTCTGCTCGAACATAAAAACGATATTCATATATAATTtacaaaagaaattaaaatatccATTCATGTCTTCCGCgtaaaatttccagcccaaaaATATGGATTGGACTATTTTGCAACTGAATCAAAAAATCAAACCATAAAGTAAATTTTGGATATAATTTACAATAAGCAAGTCTGAATTTCATATCTCTATGTTCAATTGTAACTTATGAGGAGACAAAGAGGCAATCCAAATAAACAACTAAATAGCCGAATATCCCAATTGTTGATGTGGTGTGTCTGTATGTGTGGCTAATAGAGTTTGAAATACTAGTGTCAATTTAAGTGAGATTGGACAAAGACAAAGTGCATCTATCAAACTCGACTATATATAGGACTGGAAAATATCTTACATCTTGAGAATCTCTTACATATGGAGTAATTTATCTATTAATAGTTTCTGGCAAGTTTTATAAAGCTTATTGGACTGGCAGAATAAAACCTGGGCTTTTCATTTGGGCCTGGCCCATCTATCTTTATTTTCAGATACTATTGATTAGCACTCATCAAAACTCAATACACCCATAGGCAGAGTGAAAAACCAAAATTCCAAGGGGAGAAAATCCAGTCTATTACATTATTGATCAGTTCATATCAAGATTCAGCAAATCCTGCAATATTGAATAAATTGGCAAACATTTTAAAAGCATGAAGACCTCCCACTCCCCTTCCTTACTAATAGTGTACCAAAAAACAAAACTATCACATCTAAACACTACACCGCAACATCCGCAGCCTTCTTCTTGGCTGCACCCGACATGTTAGAAGTGAACAGATCCAAAACATCAGCATGATCTTTAACATATCCTGGGCATGTTGCAAGGAAGTCGTGCGCCTGAGACTGTCTTCCGGCTGAGAGATACGCCTCAAACAACCGAAGGAAAAAAGGAATCGCTGGAGATCTCTTCGAAGTCATGCCCTGTGTAAATGCAACAGCTTCTTCAGTAGTTCCTTTCTTGGCAAGGTACGGGATGAAGGAATCCACATCGGCAGGGTAGCCTTGGTTCTTCATCATACACATAACATCTAGAGCTTCTTTGAAATGTTTTCTGGCTAATAGCCTCCTTGTTAGTGTTTTGTACAACGTGTGCCTTGGCCTTAAGAATTTCTCATTAACCATCTTCTTAACAAACTTGTATGCCCCCAATGGCCTGTTTTGCTGACAGTATGCGCCGACCAACAAGTCTATAGGGCGCCCGCCACAAGAGGAGGCACCTAGTTTCTTCACCATCTTTTCAACGCTAATAGATGCTCCATCCAGATTGTGCTCCTCGCAGAATCCTTTAACTAAAGATATCCAAGGTGAATAATCGAAGGAAGCCATCATCTTATCCACAAACTCCAGCGCCTTTCCTGTGTCTCCATACTTACTGAGCTTAAACGCAATCTTACGCTGCACATCACCAGAAGGGACATAACCAGCCTCCATCAACTCTGCCAATATGCTATTGCACTCATTCATCCTCCCCACACTAATCAAAGATTTGACAAGTGCCTCGACGATATTATCAGTAAACGCATTTCCATTAGCCTTGAAGACCTCAACAACTTTCAGAAACGAGTCCATATCTAGTTCTTCGCTGGCAACTATTTTCTTCAAAAGCAAAGTGCAGTCCTCAACAGACGGCTTATTCACACCATTCGCTGCAAATTCGAACAAATTCACAGCATCCTCTATCATTTTCTTCTTAAGAAACTGCTTACAGACACTAACATAGGTCTCCCTCGCCATCTCATGCCCTTCACTTCTCATTTCATCAATGAACCTCCAAAATTTCTGACTGTGGTCTTCATTACCCAACACTCTTGCTAGTGCATTATACGAATGCTCATCATGCTTAAACACACCGCTATCCTCAACCCACCTAAAGAAAATCAAAGCTTTATTCGGATCGCCTCCAAGCATCCCCAGCACCCCCTTGACCAGATCACTCGAGAACTCCACACCCAATTCTTTCAACTCTTTCTCAACATCATCTCCCCAAACTTGTCCCCTAATGATCTCGCCAACCCTAACACAGTCACTTACACCAGAATCTCCTCCGGCCACATCCTTGCTCTTGCGGCCACCGAAACGCGTTGCATACACAGCCTTCAACTTCTCAACGTCATCAATAGCCCCATCTTTCATAAACCTCTCAGAAATTCTATCAAATGCGCCCCTCTTCACACCGTACCGCTTCTTTTTCATAACATTAATCAATTCCCAAGTTTCCTTCACAAATCCATTACCCCCTAAGATCCCAATCATCATATTATACGAATTACAGCTCAAAATCTCCCTCTGACTACCCGAAACCCAATAAAAAATCCGCCTGGCAACATCAGGGTCAATATTGGGAGTTTTTAACACTTCTAAAATCAAATCATGCGACACGATAACATTCTTAGAATCTAAATCGGACTTAATCGCGTCAATAGAAATTTCAGGTTTAGAGAAAATTTCGATTAGAGCAGCTTGATCGGCCCTTGGTTTGG is a window encoding:
- the LOC121771988 gene encoding serine/threonine-protein phosphatase 7 long form homolog; amino-acid sequence: MDCGKSMRVGNELITALIERWRPETHTFHLPIGEATVTLEDVQAIWGLRADGRVFTGRDHHVGYPDWPSKCRDLLGWIPDTNTETKQGGLLMIALINQTRIPLDTTGCKVPFMWLNAFEDPDEVQNISWGNAALSYLYHYLCEASMDKRKDLGGPMMLLQLWAWERMPTLRSSFIGALVHEPYTPCGARWKGTTQIGNAPRYSVEHYRDQISLIRPDQFLWTSYAHCILSDYCSDVNGCSLCDTYLVCWSYVEAHEAGRVHRQFNRYQDIPQYVDMMLKIADHLGKNDRRGKKGNNWENTHQFYIGEWDMRYERFQATEDAGTMSMNIPMSPGYMVWYNKITVTYLTQPGARSTAGMNESASSMRLFVEGFQQVWHLTSEEEMDPRMRHIREIARHALQSTNHADVMEYTASQHQDVVMPYQPQVIPPRRGVTGVRTGGHGFTK
- the LOC121771784 gene encoding pentatricopeptide repeat-containing protein At5g15980, mitochondrial-like, whose protein sequence is MRNQCLRLLLLRCHPPSAPHISQVHHFRSFPSSLLHAPAPHPIPIPFSLTRHFTSSTDPAVELPKPRADQAALIEIFSKPEISIDAIKSDLDSKNVIVSHDLILEVLKTPNIDPDVARRIFYWVSGSQREILSCNSYNMMIGILGGNGFVKETWELINVMKKKRYGVKRGAFDRISERFMKDGAIDDVEKLKAVYATRFGGRKSKDVAGGDSGVSDCVRVGEIIRGQVWGDDVEKELKELGVEFSSDLVKGVLGMLGGDPNKALIFFRWVEDSGVFKHDEHSYNALARVLGNEDHSQKFWRFIDEMRSEGHEMARETYVSVCKQFLKKKMIEDAVNLFEFAANGVNKPSVEDCTLLLKKIVASEELDMDSFLKVVEVFKANGNAFTDNIVEALVKSLISVGRMNECNSILAELMEAGYVPSGDVQRKIAFKLSKYGDTGKALEFVDKMMASFDYSPWISLVKGFCEEHNLDGASISVEKMVKKLGASSCGGRPIDLLVGAYCQQNRPLGAYKFVKKMVNEKFLRPRHTLYKTLTRRLLARKHFKEALDVMCMMKNQGYPADVDSFIPYLAKKGTTEEAVAFTQGMTSKRSPAIPFFLRLFEAYLSAGRQSQAHDFLATCPGYVKDHADVLDLFTSNMSGAAKKKAADVAV